One part of the Haliotis asinina isolate JCU_RB_2024 chromosome 2, JCU_Hal_asi_v2, whole genome shotgun sequence genome encodes these proteins:
- the LOC137273129 gene encoding zinc finger protein 675-like encodes MKKRKHTMMTQTHSETKQELNVSQKPQDMASLLSCTFIKMVVLNNELEVSLKVQSGSDSEVLKLLQDGITKCESVSTEIHCLENSCACVECGTSNTVKCKVLAFNIKLDEEVYKCSKCKDVRASQSPPHDDKTEHCRSKTNTEDKKKEDIPIKEEVAPQRSVRQLNFCVPGEAEAAVRVSESDNMNNETNASRKLRRRTRKQESQFVDDGSEEESNTKELHVNDSDSDASFRIKEKHGLNEEETKQPGKRKGKPDTKINHKSPHMCNICGKHLLNMKTLKSHMTTHFTGDGHTCKICNRKFSHIRYLKKHEKTHTKDKPYSCEICGQRFKLKESVPKHMVLHGGVKPYKCDLCNKEFHLQEQMKKHRQIHTDERKFICELCGKRFRTQGSMKSHKDTHEGPLKHSCDQCGKSYRSAWYLKIHQKTHTGENLIQCHSCGDWFIDPCYFKLHQKKFCKGKPLSCSLCDLEFPHNQALQSHMGLHTGERPFGCKLCGKAFAKASLLAEHTKRHTLENCHTCQYCKKGFINNKELKRHEKCHEKKKKKASLPESLKPGRTDHEPQVVPSHDQEQHLDDVAVEVETTGQLTVCQFHPNTANLQVVSTPSDITLPASGEICNRYNPNSVVDHGSASSYTITTVRPDLDTSGASTQVLDSRGGHITIHDSIPISHVYTSPPPTTIQFAPPPPCSMARPPASSIVSTPEGEQLQQLHPIATTADVNMAYENEASVQHLLQAAAIIKNYPSHY; translated from the coding sequence ATGAAGAAGAGAAAACACACAATGATGACACAGACTCACTCTGAAACAAAGCAGGAACTGAATGTTTCGCAAAAGCCCCAAGATATGGCATCTCTGCTCTCATGCACATTTATAAAGATGGTTGTCTTGAACAATGAACTGGAGGTTTCACTGAAAGTACAGTCTGGTAGTGACAGTGAGGTCCTGAAACTACTTCAAGATGGCATCACCAAGTGTGAAAGTGTTTCTACTGAAATACATTGTTTGGAAAATTCATGTgcatgtgttgaatgtgggacCAGTAATACTGTCAAATGTAAGGTTCTGGCATTCAATATTAAACTGGATGAGGAGGTCTACAAATGTTCAAAGTGTAAGGATGTGAGAGCAAGTCAGTCACCACCTCATGATGATAAAACTGAACACTGTAGAAGTAAGACCAATACCGAGGACAAGAAAAAAGAAGACATTCCAATCAAAGAAGAAGTGGCTCCACAGAGGAGTGTCAGACAATTAAACTTCTGCGTCCCTGGAGAGGCCGAGGCAGCTGTCAGAGTTTCAGAATCTGACAATATGAACAACGAAACTAATGCCAGTAGAAAGTTGAGAAGGCGGACAAGGAAACAAGAATCTCAGTTTGTTGATGATGGCAGTGAAGAAGAAAGCAACACCAAGGAACTCCACGTgaatgacagtgacagtgatgcTTCATTTCGGATCAAGGAGAAACATGGCCTTAATGAAGAAGAAACTAAGCAGCCTGGGAAAAGAAAAGGGAAACCAGATACAAAAATAAATCATAAATCTCCACACATGTGCAATATATGTGGAAAACATTTGTTAAATATGAAAACTTTGAAAAGCCACATGACTACACATTTCACAGGAGATGGTCACACATGCAAGATCTGTAACCGGAAGTTTTCACACATACGATATCTCAAGAAACATGAGAAGACACACACTAAAGATAAGCcatattcgtgtgagatatgtgGGCAGAGATTCAAGCTGAAGGAGTCTGTACCAAAGCACATGGTGCTGCATGGAGGTGTGAAACCGTACAAATGTGATTTGTGTAACAAGGAATTCCACCTGCAAGAGCAGATGAAAAAACACCGTCAAATACACACAGATGAACGCAAGTTTATCTGTGAACTGTGTGGGAAACGCTTCAGGACACAGGGAAGCATGAAATCTCACAAAGACACTCATGAGGGTCCCTTGAAACACAGCTGCGACCAATGTGGGAAGAGTTACCGCAGTGCGTGGTACCTGAAGATCCACCAGAAGACCCACACGGGGGAGAACCTGATCCAATGTCACTCATGTGGTGACTGGTTCATCGATCCCTGCTACTTCAAGCTACATCAAAAGAAGTTCTGTAAGGGGAAGCCACTGTCCTGTAGTCTATGTGATTTGGAGTTCCCTCACAACCAAGCCCTACAGAGCCACATGGGACTCCACACAGGTGAGCGGCCCTTTGGCTGTAAGTTATGTGGTAAAGCTTTTGCCAAGGCATCACTGTTAGCAGAGCACACAAAGAGACACACACTGGAGAACTGCCACACTTGTCAGTATTGTAAGAAAGGCTTTATTAACAATAAGGAGCTGAAGAGACACGAGAAATGtcatgaaaagaaaaagaagaaagcaAGTCTTCCAGAAAGTCTTAAACCAGGGCGAACAGATCATGAACCCCAGGTTGTGCCAAGCCATGATCAGGAGCAGCACCTGGACGATGTTGCAGTGGAGGTGGAGACTACTGGTCAGTTGACAGTCTGTCAATTCCACCCAAACACAGCCAACCTGCAAGTTGTGTCGACTCCCTCAGACATAACACTACCTGCTTCTGGGGAGATCTgcaacaggtacaatcccaactcTGTTGTGGACCATGGCAGTGCTTCTTCCTACACTATCACCACAGTAAGACCCGACTTGGATACCTCAGGTGCCAGTACTCAGGTCCTTGATTCTCGTGGCGGCCATATTACAATCCATGACTCTATCCCCATCAGTCATGTGTACACAAGTCCTCCACCTACAACTATCCAATTTGCACCACCCCCGCCCTGCAGCATGGCCCGCCCACCAGCATCCAGTATCGTCTCTACACCAGAAGGAGAACAGCTACAGCAGCTGCATCCTATCGCCACAACAGCTGATGTCAACATGGCCTACGAGAATGAGGCTTCTGTGCAACACCTTCTTCAGGCAGCAGCTATCATCAAGAACTATCCTTCACACTACTGA